In one Yoonia rosea genomic region, the following are encoded:
- a CDS encoding iron-containing alcohol dehydrogenase — MFSFLSPHALHFGRGQSAQTAALAKTYGTAVLLVHGSRPSRAQWLVTSCEQSGLSTTTLSCHREPSLPDITEALDHLGDFRPDVIIALGGGSVIDFAKALAALIPCEGEASEYLEVVGNGRPLENAPIPMIALPTTAGTGAEVTKNAVISVPERGIKVSLRDGRMIPQIAIVDAALMEGAPKTVTLAAALDAVTQVIEPYLSVKANPMTDALCVAAIPKGLKSLRDVVEKGTPDAWDNMAWVSTCGGLALANSGLGAVHGFAGVIGGRTNAPHGEICGALLPAVLKSHLGKAEKGTEIYKRLKWVETLCDAQFAPDGPGQGISALARWSKGQGLRGLWEMGLSLEDHADVADAASNASSMKGNPFALTKEERVAILRAAH; from the coding sequence ATGTTTTCATTCCTCAGTCCGCACGCACTCCATTTCGGGCGTGGTCAAAGCGCCCAGACCGCCGCGCTGGCCAAGACCTACGGGACTGCTGTCTTATTGGTTCATGGATCGCGCCCCTCGCGGGCGCAATGGCTGGTGACGTCTTGTGAACAGTCCGGGTTGAGTACAACCACACTCAGTTGCCACCGCGAACCCAGCTTGCCCGATATCACAGAAGCCTTGGACCATCTGGGTGATTTTCGTCCCGATGTGATTATCGCGCTGGGGGGCGGATCTGTCATTGATTTCGCCAAGGCGTTGGCTGCACTGATCCCCTGTGAAGGAGAGGCTTCCGAATACCTTGAGGTGGTCGGCAACGGTCGTCCGCTTGAAAATGCGCCAATTCCGATGATTGCCTTGCCCACAACTGCGGGGACAGGGGCTGAGGTGACCAAAAACGCGGTCATCTCGGTGCCGGAGCGCGGCATCAAGGTAAGCCTGCGCGACGGGCGTATGATACCACAAATCGCCATCGTTGATGCCGCGTTGATGGAAGGTGCGCCCAAGACCGTCACGCTCGCGGCAGCGTTGGATGCGGTCACACAGGTGATCGAGCCTTACTTATCCGTCAAAGCCAATCCGATGACCGATGCGCTCTGCGTTGCCGCAATTCCAAAAGGTCTGAAGTCGCTTCGTGATGTGGTCGAAAAAGGCACGCCGGACGCATGGGATAACATGGCGTGGGTCAGCACATGCGGCGGTTTGGCGTTGGCAAATTCCGGGCTTGGCGCTGTTCACGGGTTTGCGGGTGTGATCGGTGGCAGAACCAACGCCCCGCACGGTGAAATATGTGGTGCTCTGCTTCCCGCTGTTCTGAAGTCCCATTTGGGCAAAGCAGAGAAAGGGACAGAAATCTATAAACGGCTGAAATGGGTGGAAACACTGTGCGATGCGCAATTTGCGCCGGATGGGCCGGGACAAGGCATTTCTGCGTTGGCGCGCTGGTCCAAGGGACAGGGACTGCGCGGATTGTGGGAAATGGGGCTGAGCCTTGAGGACCATGCAGATGTTGCGGATGCCGCGTCCAATGCGTCATCAATGAAGGGCAATCCGTTCGCCTTGACGAAAGAAGAGCGCGTGGCGATTTTGCGCGCAGCGCACTGA
- the rpsO gene encoding 30S ribosomal protein S15 translates to MSITAEEKARIMKEFATKEGDTGSPEVQVAILSSRIATLTEHFKTHKKDNHGRRGLLKMVALRRKLLDYTKSKDEARYQSLIERLGLRR, encoded by the coding sequence ATGTCGATTACTGCTGAAGAAAAAGCACGGATCATGAAGGAATTTGCAACCAAAGAAGGCGACACCGGTTCGCCCGAAGTACAGGTTGCCATCCTGTCCAGCCGCATTGCGACGCTGACAGAGCACTTCAAGACCCACAAAAAAGACAACCACGGTCGCCGTGGTCTGCTGAAAATGGTCGCGCTGCGCCGCAAGCTTCTGGACTACACCAAGTCCAAAGACGAAGCACGCTACCAGAGCCTGATCGAGCGTCTGGGCCTGCGTCGCTAA
- a CDS encoding calcium-binding protein, with protein MLALIGLMGVTMTAVMMLDNDETDETQDGVSDEDDPSVDIEPVDNLLATDDEDTVIFSGALDDTVQTGAGNDYLDGEDGDDYLVSGAGDDTLQGGRGDDVLVGGEGNDLLNGHVGDDVLAGDAGDDALNGGGGDDVLMGGAGDDALLGSLGDDRLVGGAGADTLHGGSGNDILYDRGDEDVDYLNGGAGDDILMGGAGDNLHGGTGADTFALLHGNDVIVEDFDAAEDVIEITYEGALPQLRTADTEDGLVLFADDVIVATFPDLADLDVTRIALVAA; from the coding sequence ATGCTTGCTCTGATTGGACTGATGGGGGTCACCATGACGGCCGTCATGATGCTCGACAATGATGAAACGGATGAAACGCAGGACGGGGTATCCGATGAGGATGATCCCAGTGTTGATATCGAGCCAGTCGACAACCTGCTTGCGACCGATGACGAAGACACAGTGATCTTTTCCGGCGCGCTGGATGACACTGTGCAGACAGGTGCCGGCAATGATTATCTGGATGGCGAAGACGGCGACGATTATCTGGTCAGCGGTGCGGGGGATGACACATTGCAGGGCGGTCGCGGTGATGATGTGCTTGTCGGTGGCGAGGGTAATGATCTGCTGAACGGGCATGTTGGCGATGATGTGCTGGCCGGTGATGCGGGTGATGATGCGCTGAATGGCGGCGGCGGCGATGATGTGCTGATGGGGGGCGCGGGCGATGATGCGCTGCTTGGCTCTTTGGGCGATGATCGTCTGGTTGGGGGCGCTGGTGCGGACACGCTTCATGGCGGGTCAGGCAACGATATTCTCTATGATCGGGGCGATGAGGATGTCGATTACCTGAATGGTGGCGCAGGCGATGATATCCTGATGGGCGGTGCGGGTGACAATCTGCATGGTGGAACAGGGGCTGATACCTTTGCGCTCTTGCATGGAAACGATGTCATCGTCGAAGATTTTGATGCGGCAGAGGACGTGATCGAGATCACCTATGAGGGTGCGCTGCCACAGCTTCGGACCGCAGATACAGAAGATGGGCTGGTCCTCTTCGCCGATGATGTGATTGTTGCGACTTTCCCTGATCTGGCAGATCTGGATGTGACACGGATCGCACTGGTTGCGGCGTAA
- a CDS encoding DUF1643 domain-containing protein: MITRTHIKDDAPSVATYSDCERYRYALTRTWDAQGKRVLFVMLNPSKATEVQNDPTVERCERRARALGFGAFQVTNIFAWRDTDPFAMRKAVDPVGPENDAAIRDGAQWADQIIAAWGTHGAHLDRGPQTEALLRRLGKPIYTLGLSKHGHPKHPLYISYAQQPVIWNAG, translated from the coding sequence GTGATCACCCGCACGCATATCAAAGATGACGCGCCCTCGGTCGCGACCTATTCGGATTGCGAGCGTTACCGCTATGCGTTGACGCGTACATGGGATGCACAGGGCAAACGGGTCTTGTTTGTCATGCTCAACCCTTCCAAGGCGACCGAGGTACAGAACGACCCGACCGTGGAGCGCTGCGAAAGACGCGCCCGTGCGTTGGGCTTTGGCGCGTTTCAGGTGACCAATATCTTTGCGTGGCGCGACACCGATCCCTTTGCGATGCGCAAGGCGGTCGATCCGGTCGGGCCTGAGAACGATGCTGCCATTCGGGATGGTGCACAGTGGGCGGATCAGATCATCGCTGCATGGGGGACGCATGGCGCGCATCTTGACCGTGGCCCGCAGACCGAGGCGCTTTTGCGTAGGCTGGGCAAGCCGATCTATACGCTGGGCCTAAGTAAGCACGGCCACCCCAAGCACCCGCTTTACATCAGCTACGCACAACAGCCTGTCATCTGGAACGCTGGGTGA
- the truB gene encoding tRNA pseudouridine(55) synthase TruB, which produces MARRRKGRDISGWLVVDKPAGITSTAVVNKVRWALDAKKAGHAGTLDPEATGVLAVALGEATKTVPYITDALKAYTFTVRLGQATNTDDAEGEVIATSDLRPDDAAIKEALSSFVGDIMQVPPQFSAVKVDGERAYKKARDGEEMELAARPLWVEELLLIDRPDADHVVLEMTCGKGGYVRSIARDLGEALGCKAHVKSLRRVWSGPFQATDGVTLEQVDALAKTPELDAFIQPLEVGLSDLQEVRCLAESVAKLRNGNPASVIATGVEFGDEVWASYEGKAIAVGTYRGGEIQPSRVFVV; this is translated from the coding sequence ATGGCACGCAGACGCAAAGGTCGCGATATTTCGGGTTGGCTGGTGGTGGACAAACCCGCTGGCATTACCTCCACCGCGGTCGTCAATAAGGTGCGCTGGGCGCTGGATGCCAAAAAGGCGGGTCACGCAGGCACGCTTGATCCCGAAGCAACCGGTGTTCTGGCCGTTGCATTGGGCGAGGCCACGAAAACCGTGCCATACATCACCGATGCGCTGAAGGCCTATACGTTTACCGTGCGGCTTGGACAGGCCACAAATACCGATGACGCCGAGGGCGAAGTGATTGCGACCTCTGATCTGCGTCCTGATGATGCGGCGATCAAGGAAGCCTTGAGCAGCTTTGTTGGTGATATCATGCAGGTCCCGCCGCAGTTCTCTGCCGTGAAAGTGGATGGCGAACGCGCTTATAAAAAGGCCCGTGACGGCGAGGAAATGGAACTGGCTGCGCGTCCTTTATGGGTGGAAGAACTCTTGCTGATCGACCGCCCCGACGCCGACCATGTGGTGTTGGAAATGACCTGTGGCAAAGGCGGTTACGTGCGTTCCATCGCCCGCGATCTGGGCGAGGCGCTGGGCTGCAAGGCGCATGTGAAATCGCTGCGTCGCGTGTGGTCCGGCCCGTTTCAGGCCACGGATGGGGTGACCTTGGAACAGGTTGATGCATTGGCCAAAACGCCCGAACTCGATGCTTTTATACAACCCTTGGAGGTCGGGTTAAGCGACCTGCAAGAAGTGCGCTGTCTGGCCGAAAGCGTGGCCAAACTGCGCAATGGCAATCCTGCCTCGGTTATCGCCACAGGTGTCGAATTTGGTGATGAAGTCTGGGCCTCATACGAGGGTAAAGCGATTGCCGTGGGCACCTATCGCGGCGGTGAAATACAGCCATCGCGCGTGTTTGTCGTCTGA
- a CDS encoding NADPH:quinone reductase has product MRAITYTAFGPAADVLTLEDLSTPDPAAGEVLVRLQTSGVNPSDIRARAGGRPGVPKPPFPKIIPHSDGAGVIEAVGEGVSPDRIGQRVWIWNGQWQRAFGTAAEYIALPAGQAVPLPQNVSFAEGATLGIPGLTAVHAVLGQGPVAGKRVLVSGGAGTVGHLAVQVAAASGAEVIATARGQEALQSVRDAGAAHVFDYTDPDLGAQILEATGGRPIDHIAEVEFGKNAATIAEVIAENGTVSTYGSAKDMTPVVPFYPLMFKAVNIKLVLVYLLTPEEREKTTDQLNDLLARNALNIRISDTLALDQCAKAHDMIARGDRSGSVILTL; this is encoded by the coding sequence ATGCGCGCGATCACCTACACCGCCTTTGGGCCGGCCGCCGATGTCCTGACCCTAGAGGACCTGTCCACGCCAGACCCCGCAGCGGGCGAGGTTCTGGTCCGGTTGCAGACCTCTGGCGTCAACCCTTCTGACATCCGTGCGCGTGCAGGGGGCCGTCCCGGTGTTCCCAAGCCACCCTTTCCCAAGATCATCCCCCATAGCGATGGCGCTGGTGTTATCGAGGCGGTGGGCGAAGGCGTCTCGCCTGACCGGATTGGTCAGCGGGTCTGGATCTGGAACGGACAGTGGCAGCGTGCGTTTGGAACCGCTGCCGAGTATATCGCGTTGCCCGCAGGGCAGGCGGTGCCATTGCCCCAGAATGTGTCTTTCGCAGAAGGGGCGACACTTGGTATTCCGGGCCTCACGGCGGTTCACGCGGTGCTGGGCCAAGGCCCTGTTGCGGGTAAAAGGGTGCTGGTCAGCGGCGGTGCCGGTACCGTTGGCCATCTTGCTGTTCAGGTGGCGGCGGCTTCTGGTGCCGAAGTGATCGCAACCGCGCGGGGCCAAGAGGCGCTGCAATCGGTACGCGATGCGGGTGCGGCCCATGTATTTGACTATACGGACCCTGATTTAGGCGCGCAGATATTGGAGGCCACAGGCGGTCGTCCGATTGACCATATCGCCGAAGTCGAGTTCGGGAAAAACGCCGCGACCATCGCCGAGGTCATTGCGGAAAACGGGACGGTGTCCACTTATGGATCGGCCAAGGATATGACGCCTGTGGTCCCCTTTTATCCGCTGATGTTCAAAGCGGTGAACATCAAACTAGTGCTGGTTTACCTGCTGACGCCCGAAGAGCGGGAAAAGACCACGGATCAACTGAACGATTTGCTCGCACGTAATGCGTTGAACATCCGTATCTCGGATACGCTTGCTCTGGACCAATGCGCCAAAGCGCATGATATGATCGCGCGTGGTGATCGGTCGGGCTCTGTCATCCTGACACTCTAG
- the recQ gene encoding DNA helicase RecQ — protein sequence MSTTALLSDIFGFDAFRPGQQEIVEAVVAGENTLAIMPTGGGKSLCFQLPALVRGGVTVVISPLIALMRDQVRGLREAGVEAGALTSGNTPEETDAVWEALEAGTLKLLYMAPERLAAGGTMNMLRRVGVSLIAVDEAHCVSQWGHDFRPDYLRIGELKRLLDVPLAAFTATADAETREEIVQKLFDGQQPATFLRGFDRPNIHLAFAVKDGPRNQILNFAGARKGQSGIVYCGTRAKTETLSKALADAGHSTCHYHGGMEAEDRRIVERRFQQEDGLIVCATVAFGMGIDKPDIRWVAHADLPKSIEAYYQEIGRAGRDGDPAETLTLFGPDDIRYRRQQIDEGLAPPERRAADHGRLNALLGLAEALRCRRQNLLEYFGENPEPCGNCDLCDKPAEVFDGTTAVRMALSAALRTEEWFGAGHLIDILLGTPTDKIMQRDHDSLPTFGVGKDYDKRQWQAIFRQMMGHDLLRPDRERHGALRMTEHARPILRGEATIELRRDTIKAARGTGPKVRMLVSEDDAPLLSALKAKRRYLAEQANVPAYIIFNDRTLIEMAEKRPMTLDEMAHIGGVGAKKLATYGQDFLSVIAGAVEEVHPMRRKLAGRDEGAVYDRLMQAQAQLTRGPHGVDKPMSCSASMLAKVAQLRSADMENLTRVIGDKYAERFGEAFLEVLEAG from the coding sequence GTGTCCACCACAGCGCTTTTGAGTGACATTTTCGGCTTTGATGCCTTCCGCCCGGGCCAACAAGAGATTGTTGAGGCAGTTGTTGCCGGTGAAAACACCCTCGCAATCATGCCGACAGGTGGCGGTAAATCCCTTTGCTTTCAATTGCCTGCTTTGGTGCGCGGCGGTGTCACTGTCGTCATATCGCCGTTGATTGCCCTGATGCGCGATCAGGTTCGCGGCCTGCGCGAAGCAGGGGTTGAAGCAGGCGCGCTGACCTCTGGCAATACGCCCGAAGAAACCGATGCCGTGTGGGAAGCCTTGGAAGCGGGCACGCTCAAGCTGCTTTATATGGCGCCCGAGCGGTTGGCCGCGGGCGGTACCATGAACATGCTGCGCCGTGTCGGGGTGAGCCTGATTGCTGTGGACGAGGCGCACTGCGTGAGCCAATGGGGCCATGATTTCCGCCCCGATTATCTGCGGATTGGTGAATTAAAGCGTCTGCTGGATGTGCCGCTGGCCGCGTTCACTGCGACGGCTGATGCCGAAACCCGCGAGGAGATTGTCCAGAAACTGTTCGATGGTCAGCAACCAGCCACATTCTTGAGGGGCTTTGACCGGCCCAATATCCATCTTGCCTTTGCCGTCAAAGACGGGCCACGCAACCAGATCCTGAATTTTGCGGGCGCGCGCAAAGGCCAGTCGGGGATCGTCTATTGCGGCACGCGTGCGAAAACCGAAACACTATCCAAGGCGCTGGCCGATGCAGGCCATAGCACCTGCCATTATCACGGCGGCATGGAGGCCGAGGACCGCCGGATTGTCGAACGCCGCTTTCAGCAAGAGGATGGCTTGATCGTTTGTGCCACTGTGGCCTTTGGCATGGGGATCGACAAACCCGATATCCGTTGGGTCGCCCACGCCGACCTGCCCAAATCCATCGAGGCCTATTATCAGGAGATTGGTCGCGCAGGGCGCGATGGCGACCCTGCCGAAACGCTCACACTGTTTGGTCCTGACGACATTCGCTATCGCCGCCAGCAGATCGACGAAGGGCTTGCGCCGCCCGAACGCCGTGCCGCTGATCACGGGCGACTGAACGCTCTTTTGGGCCTGGCCGAGGCCTTGCGCTGTCGTCGCCAGAACTTGCTTGAATATTTTGGCGAAAATCCGGAACCCTGTGGCAACTGCGACCTTTGCGATAAACCCGCCGAGGTGTTTGACGGTACCACGGCCGTGCGCATGGCGCTGTCGGCGGCACTGCGCACCGAGGAATGGTTCGGCGCGGGTCATCTGATTGATATCTTGCTGGGCACACCAACTGACAAGATCATGCAGCGCGACCATGATAGCTTGCCGACGTTTGGTGTGGGCAAGGACTATGACAAACGCCAATGGCAAGCGATTTTCCGGCAGATGATGGGGCATGATCTATTGCGCCCTGATCGCGAAAGGCACGGCGCGCTCCGGATGACCGAACATGCACGGCCCATCCTGCGGGGCGAGGCCACGATCGAATTGCGCCGCGATACGATCAAGGCCGCCCGTGGTACAGGTCCCAAGGTGCGCATGCTGGTCAGCGAGGACGATGCGCCATTGCTCTCTGCGCTTAAGGCAAAGCGGCGCTATCTGGCCGAGCAGGCGAATGTGCCCGCCTATATTATTTTCAACGACCGCACCTTGATCGAGATGGCGGAAAAGCGCCCCATGACCCTTGATGAGATGGCCCATATCGGTGGGGTGGGGGCCAAGAAACTTGCGACCTATGGTCAGGATTTCCTGTCAGTCATCGCAGGGGCGGTTGAGGAGGTGCATCCGATGCGCCGCAAACTTGCGGGCCGTGACGAGGGCGCGGTTTATGACCGTCTGATGCAGGCGCAGGCCCAGCTTACCCGTGGCCCGCACGGCGTGGATAAACCGATGAGCTGCTCTGCTTCGATGTTGGCCAAAGTGGCCCAGCTACGCAGTGCCGATATGGAGAACCTGACCCGTGTCATAGGTGACAAATACGCCGAAAGGTTTGGCGAGGCGTTTCTAGAGGTGCTAGAAGCCGGCTAA
- a CDS encoding histidine phosphatase family protein gives MGEIILVRHGQANSAATDEESYDRLSSLGHQQAQWLGEYLSEREGAFDKVISGSLRRHRETAAGIGYDSPLIDPRLNEMDYFNLGQALEDVHGVPFPGPDEFAAHVPQVMEAWHNAEIMGNETFASFESRVTSVLQEAAKPGVRVLCVTSGGVIGMIMRHLLDLNPTRMAHVLLPIMNSSLHRIHVIPQGPILASFNAIPHLDRDDRLHARTHY, from the coding sequence ATGGGCGAAATCATATTAGTCCGGCATGGGCAGGCGAATTCCGCGGCAACCGATGAAGAAAGCTATGACCGGCTGTCTTCTTTGGGACACCAACAGGCGCAATGGCTGGGTGAATACCTGTCAGAGCGCGAAGGTGCCTTTGATAAGGTAATTTCCGGTAGCCTGCGGCGCCATCGCGAAACCGCAGCGGGCATTGGCTATGACAGCCCGCTGATTGATCCGCGTCTGAACGAGATGGATTACTTCAATCTGGGGCAGGCGCTTGAGGATGTGCACGGTGTGCCGTTTCCCGGACCGGATGAATTTGCAGCGCACGTCCCGCAGGTCATGGAAGCATGGCATAATGCCGAGATCATGGGGAACGAAACCTTTGCGTCATTCGAGAGCCGCGTGACCTCTGTGCTGCAAGAGGCCGCCAAACCCGGCGTACGCGTGCTTTGCGTCACATCGGGCGGGGTTATCGGTATGATCATGCGGCATTTGCTTGATCTCAACCCGACGCGGATGGCGCATGTCCTGCTGCCGATTATGAATAGCTCGCTCCATCGCATACACGTCATACCGCAGGGGCCGATTTTGGCCAGTTTCAACGCCATCCCGCATCTGGACCGGGATGACCGCCTGCATGCCCGCACACATTACTAA
- a CDS encoding glutathione S-transferase family protein, with product MLRLHYAPRTISVAVAIILEECSTPHEKIRVDFASGEQTKHDYLKMNPKGRVPTLETPDGILTETPAILEYIAPQLVPEDAFAAAKMRELMSYLNGTMHPHHAHGLRGERWADEPSSFADMKRKVPQRMAECAAHLEEYLPSLPFETGKLSVLSDAYLYVVLSWLPGDGVDIAHYPRLVAFQHEMNTHASVQAVFEKGLL from the coding sequence ATGTTGAGACTTCACTACGCCCCCAGAACCATTTCGGTGGCTGTTGCGATCATTCTGGAGGAGTGCAGCACCCCTCACGAAAAGATCCGTGTCGACTTTGCCAGCGGTGAACAAACAAAGCATGATTATCTGAAAATGAATCCAAAGGGGCGCGTCCCTACGTTGGAAACACCTGACGGCATCCTGACCGAGACCCCTGCCATTCTGGAATACATCGCCCCGCAACTGGTGCCGGAGGACGCATTCGCCGCCGCCAAGATGCGCGAACTGATGTCTTATCTGAATGGCACCATGCATCCGCATCACGCCCATGGCCTGCGCGGTGAACGGTGGGCGGATGAACCCAGCTCTTTTGCGGATATGAAGCGCAAAGTACCCCAACGCATGGCAGAGTGCGCCGCCCATCTGGAAGAATACCTGCCAAGCCTGCCCTTTGAGACCGGCAAACTCAGCGTTCTATCTGACGCTTACCTCTATGTTGTGCTCAGCTGGCTACCGGGTGACGGCGTGGATATTGCGCATTATCCACGGCTGGTGGCGTTTCAGCATGAAATGAATACACATGCCTCTGTGCAGGCCGTGTT